The DNA region AGCACCCAAGCACATAGCCAGCAGGGGGCACATTCGTGGCTATCTCCGACACGCTCAGCAAGAACTCACCGCCGAAGGGCGGACAGAGCCGGGGGAAGGGCATCACCCTGGCCGTCATCGCGGCCACCCAGCTCATGGTGGTGCTCGACGCGACCATCGTGAACATCGCGCTGCCGCACATCAAGGACGCGCTGAACTTCTCGACCACCGACCTGTCGTGGGTCATCAACGCCTACACGCTGACCTTCGGCGGACTGCTGCTGCTCGGCGGTCGGGCCGGCGACATCCTCGGCCGCCGCCGGGTGTTCATCTTCGGCACCCTGCTGTTCGGCCTGGCCTCGCTGCTGGGCGGCTTCGCCCAGGACAGCGGCCTGCTGCTGGCCGCCCGCGCGCTCCAGGGCATCGGTGGCGCGATCTGTTCGCCGACCGCCTTCGCCCTGATCGCCACCAACTTCGAGGAGGGACCGGAGCGCAACAAGGCGTTCGGCGTCTTCTCGGCGGTGGCCGGTTCGGGCGCCGCGATCGGCCTGCTGGCCGGCGGCGTGCTCACCGAGTACCTGAACTGGCGCTGGGTCTTCTTCGTCAACGTGCCGATCGCCGTCCTGATCGCGATCGCCGCGCCGCGCTACATCGCCGAGTCCGAGCGCCACCCCGGCCGCTTCGACCTGCCCGGTGCCTTCACCTCGACGCTCGGCCTGGTCGGCCTGGTCTACGGCTTCATCCGGGCCGCCAACCCGAACTACGGCTGGTCGGACGGCCTCACCATCGGCTCCTTCGTCGGCGGTGCGATCCTGCTGGCCGCGTTCTTCGTGATCGAGCGGCGCACCGACCAGCCGATCACCCCGCTGCACCTGTTCGCCAACCGCAACCGCACCGGCGGCCTGGTGATGATGCTCTGCCTGGCCGCGGCCATGTTCGGCATCTTCTTCTACGTCGTCCTGTTCGTGCAGGGGCCGCTCGGGTACAGCCCGCTCAAGGCGGGCGTGTCGTTCCTGCCGATCAGCGTGTCGATCATCATCGCCGCACAGATCGCGTCCAACCTGCAGGCCAAGTACGGCCCGAAGCCGTTCATGGTGGGCGGCGCGCTGCTGGTCACCGTCGGCCTCACCTGGCTGACCCAGCTCCACAAGGACAGCGGCTACCTGGACGGCGTGCTCGCCCCCACGGTGATCTTCGGCTTCGGCATGGGTCTGATCTTCGTCCCGGTGATGCTGCTCGCCGTCGCGGGTGTCCCCGGTGAGGAGACCGGCGCCGCATCCGGACTGCTCAACTCGATGCAGCAGATCGGGGGTTCGCTCGGCCTCTCGATCCTGACCACGGTCTTCGCGCACTACGCCGTGCCCGAGTTCAAGGCGCAACTGCCCGCGTTCATGCAGAGCGCCACACCGGAACAGCTGGGCTACTTCAAGGAGCACAACGACTTCCCGCCGGGCACCGACGCCGCCAACTCGGTGCTGACCCAGGGGATCTCGCACGGCTTCATCGTGGGCGCGGCGCTCGCCGGGGTCGCGCTGCTGGTCGCTCTGTTCGCGATCAAGGCGAAGGCCAGCGACCTGCCGAGCGGCGACACCGCCGGCGTCGCGATGCACTGAGCCACCACCGGCCGGGCCCGCCGGGAGCCGTACGCTCCCGGCGGGCCCGCCGCGTGCGCCCGGCGGTCAGAAGTACGGGTCCACGTGCAGTCCCGCCCGCTCGCAGGCGCTCGTCCTCGCGCTCCCGCCCTCGACCAACGGCCGTGCGGCGAGGATCTCGCGGGCCCGGGCGGCGGAGTGGCTGGTCGCGTACCAGGGCGCGCGATCGTTCGCCAGGTCGGCCCGGATCAGTTCGAGCGCACAGATCCGTTGGGGGTTCGGCAGCCGGTCCAGGGCGGGCACCGCGTCCGCCGAGAGTTCGCGGACGTTGCGCAGGTCGATCTGCTGCGTGCGCTCGTACCGGGCCACGTTCTGCTCCGCGACGATCGCGTCCGGCCCCATCAGGCCGTACACCGCGACGGTGAGCATGCCGCTGAGGACGACGGCGCGCGGCAACCAGCCGGTGCCACGAGTGAGCCCGGCCGTGATCAGCAGCAGGAAGACGACGCCCAGCCAGAGCTCGACCACCAGCACCCACAGCCGCAGCCGGGTGAGCCCGGAGGCGTCCACGTAGAACCACATCCGGCCGAGCGCCGAGGCGACCACCGCCAGCGCCAGCAGGCAGAGCAGCCCGAGCAGGATCCGCGCCAGTCGGCGGTCGGCCGGGGTGGTGCGCGGGGCCCAGCGCTTGGCGACGGCCACCACGACCAGGGTCAGCACGGTGATCACGCTCAGCTGCCAGAAGCCCTGCCGGGCGTACGCGGAGCGGCTCATCCCGGTGTTGCTCAGCACGGCGTCCGCGCCGCCGAGCACCACCACGGCCTGGATCACCGCGAAGGCGCCGAACATCAGGTTGAGCGCGACCAGGGGCAGCGCCCACTCCAGCCGTCGCCGCTCCCGCCCCGGGCGGACCGTCATCCGGTCCCAGCGGCGCGGGCCGGCCGCGATGTGCGCGAAGCCCAACGCGGTGAGCGTGCCGAGCGCGAAGAGCAGTCCGCGCAGTGGCAGTTGGTGGATGTCGATGCTGGGACTCAGGCCGGCCAGCAGGTCCGCCATGGCGGCGTCGG from Kitasatospora cathayae includes:
- a CDS encoding MFS transporter, giving the protein MAISDTLSKNSPPKGGQSRGKGITLAVIAATQLMVVLDATIVNIALPHIKDALNFSTTDLSWVINAYTLTFGGLLLLGGRAGDILGRRRVFIFGTLLFGLASLLGGFAQDSGLLLAARALQGIGGAICSPTAFALIATNFEEGPERNKAFGVFSAVAGSGAAIGLLAGGVLTEYLNWRWVFFVNVPIAVLIAIAAPRYIAESERHPGRFDLPGAFTSTLGLVGLVYGFIRAANPNYGWSDGLTIGSFVGGAILLAAFFVIERRTDQPITPLHLFANRNRTGGLVMMLCLAAAMFGIFFYVVLFVQGPLGYSPLKAGVSFLPISVSIIIAAQIASNLQAKYGPKPFMVGGALLVTVGLTWLTQLHKDSGYLDGVLAPTVIFGFGMGLIFVPVMLLAVAGVPGEETGAASGLLNSMQQIGGSLGLSILTTVFAHYAVPEFKAQLPAFMQSATPEQLGYFKEHNDFPPGTDAANSVLTQGISHGFIVGAALAGVALLVALFAIKAKASDLPSGDTAGVAMH
- a CDS encoding DUF4153 domain-containing protein → MTGLPTPAPNDPLPASGPHPSDDPYVPYAAADPYAAADPYAPYAASGRGASASGHGASSGRRASSRPYRPGGPHGSSVVSGPTIGARLHLTDPERRAAATPRVLLFALLTGLLTAWLLYDGVGANLLICGAATAVVAGLVAHAAGRRIRPWTVVWSPLALALLAVPACWDAGWPALLASGCALGLASLALHGGRRWSGVLFALPAVLWQLVPGVGWVWDGLEGRPLPGRGRIVPVLKALAVAALLLTVFGLLFASADAAMADLLAGLSPSIDIHQLPLRGLLFALGTLTALGFAHIAAGPRRWDRMTVRPGRERRRLEWALPLVALNLMFGAFAVIQAVVVLGGADAVLSNTGMSRSAYARQGFWQLSVITVLTLVVVAVAKRWAPRTTPADRRLARILLGLLCLLALAVVASALGRMWFYVDASGLTRLRLWVLVVELWLGVVFLLLITAGLTRGTGWLPRAVVLSGMLTVAVYGLMGPDAIVAEQNVARYERTQQIDLRNVRELSADAVPALDRLPNPQRICALELIRADLANDRAPWYATSHSAARAREILAARPLVEGGSARTSACERAGLHVDPYF